A window of the Oryza brachyantha chromosome 5, ObraRS2, whole genome shotgun sequence genome harbors these coding sequences:
- the LOC121054402 gene encoding probable WRKY transcription factor 65 produces MTKMSSMRADGSVPKRRRQDVQKVVVSLKDHKVVQGPPADSWSWRKYGQKPIKGSPHPRGYYKCSSYRGCPARKQVDKCRNDASLLIITYTSDHNHDKYTATSSVQEQKHNPDSTDAGAVLSNGMALAEVTVASSKLNNEEESCDFFDELEELPVSASPLPSLSFMVQDSCFSDARTRLL; encoded by the exons ATGACAAAGATGAGCAGCATGAGAGCTGATGGCAGTGTCCCCAAGAGAAG GAGGCAAGATGTTCAGAAGGTTGTGGTGTCTTTGAAGGATCACAAGGTTGTGCAAGGGCCACCTGCTGACAGTTGGTCCTGGAGAAAATATGGGCAGAAGCCAATCAAGGGATCTCCTCATCCTAG AGGCTACTACAAATGCAGTAGTTACAGGGGTTGCCCAGCCAGGAAGCAAGTAGACAAGTGCAGGAATGATGCATCTCTGCTCATCATCACCTACACCTCAGATCACAACCATGACAAGTATACTGCTACAAGTTCAGTCCAAGAACAAAAACATAATCCTGACAGTACCGATGCAGGTGCTGTTCTCAGCAATGGCATGGCCCTTGCTGAAGTAACAGTTGCATCCTCCAAGCTGAACAATGAAGAGGAGAGCTGTGACTTCTTTGATGAGCTTGAGGAGCTACCAGTGTCAGCATCTCCCTTGCCAAGCCTGTCTTTCATGGTCCAAGATAGCTGCTTCTCTGATGCAAGAACACGGTTATTATAG